The Primulina eburnea isolate SZY01 chromosome 8, ASM2296580v1, whole genome shotgun sequence genome contains a region encoding:
- the LOC140840033 gene encoding protein FAF-like, chloroplastic — MSMKQGIVTILGSDCEKNRGASIRRTLSADMSSKKWLEQNGFFSPVKNIASSEEAVLLTSDHDSSSFSSEGEEEWTNNNPGQDDVWGMIQSQKEVQNVNWGTVLTQKSENSARDLLSPTYVHPLVKRSASAMSDKSLKICTESLGSETGSDWFSTYLNSEVLVDVNDQYKEERTRVGKECTKEPNPFEDFHVVKYKSCPSRPIPPPLSSISGGDGVSLRIHSLRKNGRLVLEAVAVPPRKYFHAQRGDGRLVLSLINSPTSQLENEMEGNKVDDFEKVFGNMEEVDENNEKEEPEFRKEQNSKSLPNQMMSVDKSAVMMNRLMGLGNKNPTWSHKFKQVVDLPDAEEIMAEKDVSDDLPISHSLPPLPRMTRLMSPAPLPPPPSPPSAATSFNAYEYFWRSKTTAAGSFINTKTPSTPQTASFKNSKTDAAKAHDQYQEMATHMKGHKIEYYVPYFRGCNKEPRRSLPTREPRCIATS, encoded by the coding sequence ATGTCAATGAAACAGGGAATTGTCACAATTCTTGGCTCGGATTGTGAAAAAAACAGAGGAGCTTCCATCAGAAGAACTCTCTCAGCTGATATGTCTTCCAAGAAATGGCTGGAGCAGAATGGGTTCTTCTCCCCGGTGAAAAATATCGCTTCTTCCGAAGAAGCAGTACTTCTTACCTCGGATCACGAttcttcatcattttcatcagaAGGTGAAGAAGAATGGACTAATAATAATCCAGGACAAGACGACGTTTGGGGGATGATCCAGTCTCAGAAAGAGGTTCAAAATGTTAATTGGGGTACAGTTCTCACTCAAAAGAGTGAAAATTCAGCACGCGATCTGCTCTCACCAACTTATGTTCATCCCCTCGTGAAAAGATCAGCAAGTGCTATGAGTGACAAGAGTCTTAAGATTTGCACGGAGAGTCTGGGATCAGAGACAGGGTCAGACTGGTTCTCGACGTACCTGAATTCAGAAGTTTTGGTCGATGTGAACGATCAGTATAAGGAAGAGAGGACAAGAGTAGGGAAAGAATGTACCAAAGAACCGAATCCCTTCGAGGATTTTCATGTTGTTAAGTATAAAAGTTGCCCCTCTCGACCTATTCCGCCGCCACTCTCTTCCATTTCTGGCGGCGATGGGGTTTCACTCCGCATTCATTCCCTCCGAAAAAATGGTAGGTTGGTTCTTGAAGCTGTCGCTGTTCCTCCAAGAAAGTATTTCCATGCTCAACGTGGAGATGGAAGGCTTGTTTTGAGTTTGATCAATTCTCCTACTTCACAGCTAGAAAATGAAATGGAAGGAAATAAAGTTGAtgattttgaaaaagtttttggTAATATGGAAGAAGTTGacgaaaataatgaaaaagaaGAACCGGAATTTCGCAAGGAGCAGAACTCAAAATCCTTACCAAATCAAATGATGAGCGTGGATAAATCAGCCGTGATGATGAACAGGTTAATGGGATTGGGCAATAAGAATCCAACTTGGTCTCACAAGTTCAAACAAGTTGTCGACTTGCCAGACGCAGAAGAAATTATGGCAGAAAAGGATGTTTCGGACGATCTACCAATCTCACACTCACTTCCACCACTTCCACGCATGACTCGGCTCATGTCACCAGCACCGCTGCCGCCACCACCATCACCCCCATCTGCTGCAACCTCGTTCAATGCTTACGAGTACTTTTGGCGTAGCAAGACCACCGCTGCTGGCAGTTTCATTAATACGAAGACCCCCTCAACACCACAAACTGCATCCTTCAAAAACAGCAAGACTGATGCAGCAAAGGCACATGATCAATATCAAGAAATGGCAACACACATGAAAGGACACAAGATAGAGTACTATGTCCCTTATTTCAGGGGTTGCAATAAGGAGCCAAGAAGATCTCTACCAACAAGGGAGCCACGCTGCATTGCCACGTCCTGA